The Acinetobacter lwoffii genomic sequence GATGCAATGATCGTGTTTTCACGAACTTTCGCTTCAGTTTCTTTCAGTACGATGCCTTTGACTTTTGGATTTTCAGTCACGGCTTCGATCACGATGTCCACTTCTTTAAACTCGTCATAGCTTAAAGTTGGACGGATGCGAGCAAGAGTTTCACCCATTTGAGCAGGCTTCATCTTCTTACGTTCAACTTGTTTGGTCAGTAAACCGTTGGCTTCTTTCATGCCCAAAGCAAGTTGCGGGTTACCGATGTCTTTCATGATGATCGGTGTGCCTTTGCTTGCCGCCTGGTAAGCAATACCACCACCCATGATACCTGCGCCGAGAACAGCCGCCTGGTTCACTGGATGCGCACCTTTTTCATAGCGCTTCGAGGTTTTTTTCACGATCTGGTCATTCAGGAACAAACCGATCAAGGCACCTGCTTGTGGTGTTACCGCTGCTTTGGCAAAGCCTTCAGCTTCCGCTTTCAGCGCGTCATCACGATGCAGGCTCGCACCGGCTTGTAATGAATCAAGTAATAATTTTGGCGCAGGGTATTGAGCCGGATTAGCTTTTGCCAGAACCATGCCTTTCGATGAGTTAAACGCCATCATCTGTTCGATCGGGCTGAGTTTAACTGGATCGAGTTTTTCCTGACGCTTGGTTTTCCAGTCTAAACGGCCATGAATCGCCTGTTTTACCAGATCAAGTGCAGCATCTTGTAGCTTGTCAGCATGAACGACAGCATCGACTGCGCCGTCTTTCAGTGCGGCAGCAGGCTTTTTAGGATTGGCCATTGCCATCCATTCTACCGCGTTGTCGATACCGATCAGACGGCTTAAACGTACTGTACCACCGAAGCCCGGGAAGATCCCCAGCTTGATTTCAGGCAGGCCCACTTGCGCCTGCTCTGACATGACACGGTAGTCACACACCAGGCACATTTCGAAACCGCCACCGAGTGCCATGCCATTAATGGCGGCCACTTTAGGAATGTCGAGGTCTTCGAAGCTGTTAAAAATTTCATGTACTGGCATTGCCCAGTCAACAATCGCTTGTTCACCCTGAGCAAAGTTGTCGCCGAATTCAGTGATATCAGCACCTACAATAAATGTAGATTTGCCTGAAGTCACAATCAGACCTTGAATATCGGCATGGGAGACGGCTTCGATAGCAGCCTTGAAATCTTCAATCGTTGCACGGTTGAATTTGTTAACGGACTCACCTTGTAAGTCAAAGCGGAATTCTGCAATCCCGTCCTCAAGCATTTGGACGGTAATGGCATTGCCAGCGTGGATCATGCCCTGATCTCCTTTATTTTGGAGGACTTCTAAGTTGATGTTGTGAAGCAAGTGCGCATGTCCCGCGCACTTTTTGACTTCGCTAATCTTACGATAACTATATCCAAAAAGAACATAACAAGTTGTATCAAGCCGTGACGCAATGGTCATCAATTTCTGCCGGCTTGATCCGACCGGTTATAATTTTTCCTTTCAGTTTCTTATAGCCCGATGAACCAAAGATTCTGTTTCAATTCATTATTTTTTATCAATCAGCCTGATAGATATGGAGCAGGGTGACTGATTTTCAAGGTGTATTTCTAGCGGAGTTTTGTCAATTCAGTCAATTTCTATCCTTGAACTTGCCATTTTTAGCCTCGAAGTATGCTGAGCGCAGGGCTTTCAGGTCTTTGCTGATAGTATTTAATCAGCACAAATAACAGTGTATTAGATCATTTGAGTTACTGAACTTTTCTGATGAGATCGAAAATGGGAACGATCCTGTCGATGTGTGATTTAAAATAATTTCCATCCTGCCGGGTTGAATCCCTGTCATCTGCTATGGAATTGTTTATGATGATCTTGCACTTAGATATGGGGGATATCGATGCACGTATTTCGTTCTAAAAAAGACTGGTGGCTGCTGGCTTTTGTGATTTGTATGAGTGGCCTGCTGCTGCAACTGCTGCTAACCATGCAGGCCAAAGGGACCATGCAGCAATATCCGCTGCACACTGCGGTTTATATCCTGACCATTCTTATTCTATGGTGGCCGCTCTGGAGTACGCGCTATGTGGTAGACAATGGGGTGTTGACCATAAAAAGCCTGTGGTTAAGCTGGAAGATTCCGTTAAGTGAAATCCAATCCATTCAGCCCACAGACCACTCTATCATTGCGCCAGCCTTATCCTTAAAGCGTCTGCGGATTGACTATACGGAAGGCGGCGTGCAGAAATTTATATTGGTTTCACCCAAAGATCAAACTGCTTTTATACAGGTGCTTCAGCCGAATAAAAACTGATATCGAGTCTGCCTTAGTTAAGCTTTTGCTTGCTCAGGCAGAACCACCAGCTGTCCATCGACACAGTCCAGATGCAGACTGAACTGCTCAGGCTGGTTTAAAAAATACAGCGCCAGAATCGGCTCCAGTTCGGTACGCATCTTGCGGCCCAAATGTCGGGCGCCGTAACGAATATCATGGTCCTGATAGAAATAGGCTTTGGCTGAAGCGCTTAAATGCACGCTGCGTTGCTGATGTTGCAAGTGCTTGTTCAGTTTATCCAGTTCAATTTCGACCAGACGTGGCAGGGCATCATGCTGTACCGCCTGATAATGCAGGCTGCGGTCAATCCGGTTCAGAAATTCAGGGTCGAATTTACGCTGCATGACTTTTTCAATGATGCGCTGGGTGGGAACGCGCTTCAGACACAGTGCCTGCATTTTCTCAGGCAGATAGCTGAGTTTGTCCAGATATTGCTGCGCCGCCTGTGCCCCGACATTGCTGGTCATAAAGATCATGCAGTTGCGAAAATCGATAGTTTTAGTGCCCGCTTTCAAGGTCAGCCGGCCAGTATCCAGCACGTTCATCAAGCCGCGAATCACTTCGTTACTGGCTTTTTCCAGCTCATCAAACAGCATGATGCCGGGACGGGTATGACTGCCGGCAATCGCAGTTTCATCAAACAGGCTGTGACCTTCCTTTGATCCCACATAACCGGGCGGTGCGCCGGTCAAAGCCGCCGCATAATGTTCCTGTGCCAGAGTATTCATATCAATCCGGCAAAAGGCATCCGGGCGGCCATAGATCGCATCGGCAATCAGACGCACGGTTTCTGTTTTACCGACGCCAGTAGGGCCCAGCATCAAGGTAACCGACAAAGGGCGATCCGGACTGGAAAAATCTGCCTTGACCACATGCAACATTTTTTCAATTTCATTCAGGGCTGCATCCTGCCCAATAATCCGTTCACGTAGCAGTTGCATTACCTTACTCGGCTCGAAATGAAAACGCGGTTTACCAATCAGGCGAGCACGTTCAGACGGGTGATGGGTGGAGGTGGAGGGTTGAACAATATGAATGCCCGATTGCTGCAGGGTCATGCGAATCATCTCAAAACTAGACTTTTTGAGCATAACAAAGTTAAAGGTTGAAACTTATAGCTTTTAACAATCAGTTTATGTCGTGAGGATTATAGATTGGGGGGATAACCCGACAGGAACTTTAAGATTAAGTGGCAGCTTCAGGGGAATTTTGTGTTTTTGCTTGAAAATGACGCAACAATCATCACATATATCTGCAGATTGTAGGTGAAAAATAGGCTTTAGGTGAACGAAAACGCACGCCCCCATATTGAAAAAATCCTGGCGAATATGACCAGCCTGCCCGGGGTCTACCGGATGTATGGCAAAGACGGTGAATTATTGTATGTGGGTAAAGCCAAAAACCTGAAAAACCGGGTCTCCAGCTATTTTGTCAAAACGCTGGATCATCCCAAAACCCAGGCCTTGGTGGCACGGATTTATGATATCCAGACCCTGGTGGTACGTTCTGAAACTGAAGCCTTGTTGCTGGAACAGAACCTGATCAAGCTGCATCATCCGCCCTATAACATCATGCTGCGTGATGACAAATCTTATGTCTATATTTTTGTTTCGGCAGATAAACCCTATCCGCGTTTAGCCAGTGGGCGCGGCAAGGGCAAGCACCAGGTGGGCAAGTTTTTTGGACCTTATCCGAGTGCGTATACCGCCCGGGATACTCTGGTGGTGCTACAAAAACTGTTCAATGTGCGTTCCTGTGAAAACAGTTTTTTTGCCAACCGGACCCGGCCATGTCTGCAATACCAGATCAAACGCTGCTCTGCGCCCTGTGTCGGATTTATTTCTCCGGAAGACTATAAGGCAGATGTCGATAACTCGATCCGATTTTTGCAGGGCGATACCAAGGAGCTGAATCAGGAACTGATCGCAAAAATGGAAGCGGCCGCTGAAGCGCTGGAATTTGAAAAAGCAGTGTTCTATCGTGACCGGATGGCATTGTTAAGAGACGTACAGTCGCAGCAGGCGATCTATAAGCTCAAAGGCGAAGCCGATATCCTGTCGATTGCCTATCAGGCCGGGGTGACCTGTGTGCAGATCATGCATGTGCGCAATGGTAAAATGCTAGGTGGAAAAAGTTATTTCCCGGATATGCTTAGTGATGACCTAGGGCAGATGCTGGCCGATTTTATTGCCAATTTTTATTTTCAGGTAGCCGATGAAATCCCGGCTGAACTGATTGTCAATCTGGAAGTGGCTGACCGTAAAGAACTGGAAGCGGCACTGTCGCAGCATTTTGGCAAGAAAATCCAGATCAAGTCCAAAGTCCGCGAAACCCGCGCCGAATGGCTGGAACTGGCGCAGATGAATGTACAGCACGCGATTCAGGGCAAGCTGGCCAATCATATAGAATTAAATGAGCGTTTTCATCAGTTGGAGCAGGTGGTCGGCCGTCCTGTAGATCGGATTGAGTGTTTCGATATTTCGCATACTATGGGTGAAGATACCGTGGCCTCCTGTGTGGTCTTTGATAGTGGGGGCGCGCGCAAGCGCGACTATCGCCAGTTTTCCATTCATGATATTCAGGCAGGTGATGACTATGCCGCCATGCGTCAGGCGCTGACCCGTCGTTATAAGAAAGCCCTGTTACCGGACTTGCTGCTGATTGATGGTGGCAAGGGGCAATTGCATATGGCGATGGAAGTCATGCAGGAACTAGGCTTAGAGGCCTTTATGGTCGGTGTGTCCAAAGGTGAGGGACGTAAGCCCGGTCTGGAAACCCTGCACTTTACCGATGGCAGTAAAATTCAATTACCGGAGGATCATAAGGCGCTGCATCTGATTCAGCAGGTACGTGATGAAGCACACCGCTTTGCGATTACCAAGCATCGTGCTAAACGTGACAAGAAACGAGGTTCATCAGTGCTGGAAGTTATTCCGGGGCTCGGACCAAAACGCCGTCGGGATTTGCTGACCCATTTTGGCGGGATTCAGGGCGTACTGAAAGCCTCAGAAAGAGATCTGCAACTGGTACCGGGACTGGGTTCAGTCATGGCCCGGATGATTTATAAAGTGCTGCATGAATGACGCGTGGCTTAAATGCAAGGGCCAAAGTGCGCATTGACGCTTGGGTCACGTGACATTCACAACCTGAAGAATTTTGCCGAATATACTGAGCATCAAGACTTACTGAGGGATCAACATGTCTTTGCATGCACTTTATGCACAAATTGCCGAACAGGAATGGGTAGAGTTTCCACAGGGATGGTTACAGGGTCGTACTCTGTATGGTGGTCTGGCTGCCGCGATGATGATGCAAAAAGCCGTCACTCACATCAATGATCCGGCCAAGCATTTGCTGAGTTGCAGTGTGACCTTTGTCGGCCCGATTCAGCAAGCCAAAGTACGACTGAGTGCCGAAATCCTGCGGCAGGGCAAGTCGGTGACCACGATTGAAGTGCGCTTATGGCAGGACGACGCGGTGCAAAGTATTCTGATTGCCAGTTTTGGTATTTCCCGTGATTCAGAGATTCAGGTAAAGCAACAAGTTCAGGCACCCGACTATGCTGCGCCAGAGCAGCTGTTTCAGATTCCTGTTGGCTATGGTATGCCAGACTGTTATGACCATTTCGAAGTAGCCTGGGCGGATGTCAATCTACCTTGTAGTGCCAGTCCTCGTCCGGACTTTGGTGGCTGGTGCCGGTTTCATCCTGAAAAGCATCACAACCGTGAATTTCTGGTCGCAGACTTGATGGCTATTTTTGATATCTGGCCACCTGGGGTGTTGCCGATGTTTAAAAACATGGCGCCTGCGAGTAGTCTGACCTGGACAGTGACCTATGTGCATCCGGTTCAACATCAATTGCATGATTGGTTTAAATATAAAGTATTTACCGACTATGCTGCGGATGGTTATGCGACGGAGCATGCCTATCTCTGGGATGCCGAAAATCGCCTGATTGCGATGGCAAGACAAACAGTGACGGTGTTTGCCTAGTGACACTGCAAGTCAATTCGTATAAAGTGAAGCCTATTAATGATGGATCAAACCTCTAAAAAAGTGTGCATTTTCATCGTACATGAGGGGAAAAATTGGCGGTGTCTATGACTACAGGTCGTATCCTGAATATTCCAAATATCTTGACCTTGGCGCGTATCGCTCTTATTCCGGTATTTTTATTGGTGGCTTACTGGCCACCTGCAATGGGCTTTGATGCCCATAACCCCGACATGACGCGGCATATTATTTTGACCACGATTTTTGTGGTGGCTGCAGTAACGGACTGGTTTGATGGCTATCTGGCACGTACATTAAACCAGACTTCTGCTTTTGGACGTTTTCTCGACCCAGTTGCAGATAAATTGATGGTCGCAGCTGCACTGATTGTGCTGGTGCAATGGCAGCCTTCCATGTCGATGGCTTTTGCTGCGATTGTGATTATTTCGCGTGAAATTACTGTGTCAGCCTTACGTGAGTGGATGGCAGAGTTGGGTGCACGGACCAATGTTGCGGTTTCAACGGTGGGGAAATACAAAACTGCTTTCCAGATGATCGCCATCACCGTATTTCTGTTAAATTGGCCACCGCTGGAAATGCTGGCCTATGCCTTGCTATACACCGCAGTGGTACTCACCTTATGGTCGATGTTCATTTATCTGAAAGCGGCTTGGCCATATCTGAAACAGCCTTAATCGAAATGAAAAGAGAAGCTCCTTGAAAGGGGGCTTTTTTTATGCGCTTAAATTATCAAGCCAATCGGCAAATTGCAGGCAAAAAAATACCCAGCCTTTGGGGGAAGAACTGGGATGAAATCGGGGTATTTGTTGCTTATTATTATAGTTATTCAAAGATATCTCATCTTCTTAGGGATCATTATAGAGAGACAGTTTTTTTTAATCATGTGGCTTCTTGTAGCAGAATGTTGTGTTTTGTGATTACTCTGTATATTACTTTTACAATCTATTATTTTGATACAAATCTGAATGTTTTTCAGCAGGATAGTGGCTGACTAGATAAACGAAATAGAATAAGTAAAAATCTGTTTTTGTGCTCTAAGTGTGAGTTAGTAAGATTTGTTAGAATTAGTCAAAAAATCCCTTGAGATAGGGGATAGATTTATGCCTACGCGGACTTTATCTTTGTCTCGTGTAACAAAAGAAAAGTAGGGCTTTAATGTGAAAAGCTTCTGTATGGGGAGCTCTTTACATTCAAAACTACGTGCTTAGCTGGTCTTGAGTAATGTTTAGAACAACACATAAAAAAGAATCTCCAAAGTTGGAGATTCTTTTAGATTAAAGTCTACGCGGACTTCGTCCTTGTCTTACGTAAAAAAGAAAAGCAGTGCTTTCTTTTTTACTCAGGCTTCAGCCCTTCGGCTTTTTCTAGGGATGCATCATTGTTAAAGAACTTTTCACGCTGTTCTTCAAGAAACTTTTTCGCATCTGCTTCAAACACGTTCAAACGCTTTTCATTAATTAGCGTAGTCTGGTGTTTTAGCCATTCTTGCCAAGCCTGTTTAGACACGGTGTCAAACAATTCCTGACCCTTTGGCCCCGGGAATGGAGCAAAGTCTAAACCTTCCATGTCCGCCTGATACTTACGGCAAAAAACTTGTCGAGACATATCCATACTCCAAAATTATGCGTAAAGTTGTTCCAAACGCGCATGTGCACGCTCAATGGCTGCTTTCACTTGAGCAGGCGCGGTGCCACCAATGTGATTACGGGCATTCACCGAAGCTTCAAGAGTTAGGGCTTTTTCAAATACGTCTGCTTGAATCAGGTCAGAGAACTGTTGCAGTTGTTCGAGTGTCAATTCAGACAGGTCTTTAGATTCTTGTACACCGAGTGCAACCGCCTTACCTACAATCTCGTGCGCATCACGGAATGCAACGCCGTTTTTCACCAGGTAATCAGCTAGGTCAGTCGCAGTTGAGAAACCACGCAGTGCTGCTTCGCGCATTTCAGCAATGTTTGGAACCAGTGCAGGAATCATGTCAGCAAATGCCATGAGTGAACCACGAACTGTATCGATCGCATCGAACAATGGCTCTTTATCTTCCTGATTGTCTTTGTTATAGGCTAGAGGCTGGCCTTTCATTAAAGTCAGCAGGCTCATCAAATCGCCATAGACACGGCCGGTTTTACCACGTACCAGTTCAGGCACATCCGGATTTTTCTTCTGCGGCATGATTGAAGAGCCAGTACAGAAGCGATCTGGAATATTCACGAATTTGAACTGTGCAGATGTCCATAGAATCAGTTCTTCAGACATACGTGATAAATGCATCATAATTAAAGATGCAGCGGCATTAAATTCAATCGCAAAGTCACGATCCGATACTGCATCCAGCGAGTTTTCAGCAACAGCTTCAAAACCTAGCAGTTCAGCAGTATAAGCACGGTCGATTGGATAAGTAGTACCTGCAAGTGCAGCAGAACCAAGCGGCATACGGTTGACACGCTTACGGCAATCAATCAGACGTTCTGAATCGCGTACCAGCATTTCAAACCAAGCCATTAGATGATGACCAAAAGTCACTGGCTGAGCGGTTTGCAAGTGGGTGAAGCCTGGCATGATGGTATCGGTGTTTTTAGCCGCTAAGCTTAAAATACCTTTTTGTAATTTTTTCAGTAATTCCAGGATGCTATCGATTTCATCGCGTACATAAAGACGGATATCTGTAGCCACCTGGTCATTACGGCTACGACCGGTATGCAGTTTCTTGCCAGTAATGCCGATACGTTGAGTCAGGCGTGACTCAATGTTCATGTGGACATCTTCTAAATCAATGCGCCATTCAAAGTTGCCTGCTTCAATATCGGCTTGAATCGCTGTCAGACCTTCAATAATGTCATCGCGTTCTTGCGTGGTCAGTACGCCCACTTTTGCCAGCATGGTTGCATGGGCAATCGAGCCTGCAATATCTTGTTTATAAAAACGTTGGTCAAATTGAACAGATGCTGTAAATTCAGCAACAAAAGCATCAGTCGCTTCAGAGAAACGACCGCCCCACATACCCGAAGTCTGGGCGTGTGATGGATTAGAGGAATTAGAAGATGTGGTCATGTCGGCTCAATCAGATTAAAAGCAGTAGAACGAAAAAGAGTATAACAAATTCAAAGCCCATTGCCGAAGTCACATCTGCTCAATCTTTTACATCGATAAACGAACAGACGCAAAATTCCTATTTTTTTAGCCAGATCGGCAATCTACGCTATTTGCTGGAACTGTTTGCTGGCGGCAATATTCTGGCCATGATTCTGGCGCTTGCAGAAGCGCAATCCTGGCAGGCTTTGAATGGAATGCACCTGCTGCAATATATCCTGTATATCAACTGGGTACTGTTATGTTTTGCAGCACTGGTCGAGCTGTTCCATCAAGCCTTTCAACGTATGGGAATCAAACTGGCTTTGATTTCTGGATTTCTGCTGTTACAGGCAATTGTACTGCTCACTACGGTGAACCTGAATATCTTGATATATTTTGGACAGAATTTTAATTTTCAGGATTTAAACCTGGCGATTGCGCTGGATCGGGTCGGACTCCATTTAAGTCTGGGAATTTTGCTGGGAACTTTCTGTTTTCGCTATCTTTATTTGCGTGAGCAATGGGAGCAGCAGCAGCATAGTGAGTTGAATGCTAGGATTCAGGCCATGCAGGCACGGATTCAGCCGCATTTTTTGTTTAACAGCATGAACAGTGTGATCAGCCTGATCAGTATCAATCCGGATAAAGCCGAGCACATGCTGCTGAATTTGTCACGGTTATTTCGTGCCAGTTTTCAGGAATTAAAACTGGTCAGCCTGCAGGAGGAAATTGATCTGTGCCAGCGCTATCTGGAGATTGAGCAGATCCGTCTAGGTGAGCGTTTGCAGGTCGAATGGAAGTTAGAAAACAAAGACTTATACTCACAAGTTCAAATTCCATTATTAACTTTACAACCCTTGCTAGAAAATAGTATTTTCCATGGAGTTGAAAAAATTCTTACAAAGAGTACCATAAGCATATTGGTTGAAATATTGCAAAATCAAATTAATATCATCATAACGAACCCTTATGCACAGGATAATAAAACTTTAAAAAAGGGACATGGTATTGCAATAGAAAATGTCAGACAGCGTCTGCAAGCTTATTATGGACCCAGTGTGACTTTTCAAACCTTTGCCGGCGAAGGGATGTTTACGACGGTAGTGCGATATCAATATAAATAAAAATAAATCAAAGAAATCGCAGTTAGCTTTATCATTCATCTGATGATGTTAACTGGGTAAGGAGGAGAAATGGACATCCTGATTTGTGATGATGAGCCTTTGGCCGTCGAGCGTTTATCACGTTTGGTCTCTCAACTGGGGCATGATGTGGTGGCGACAGCAAGCCATGGTCGTCAAGCGATTGATCTGGCTCACCAATACGAACCCGATGTCATCCTATTAGATATTCAAATGCCTGAAATGAATGGACTGGCTTGTGCGCAACATTTGCGTCAACTGGATCCAATGCCGGCCATTGTCTTTTGTACGGCCTATGACCAACATGCGCTGGATGCATTTAAATCAAATGCCGAAGGCTACTTGCTTAAACCGGTGATGCAACAGGAATTGGCACAGGTTTTAGAGCACTTAACTAAACTTACCCAAGCTCAAATGAGCCAACTAAAACAAAAAGAAAATATGGACGAAATCAATATCAGCCGCCAGCAGATTGCGGCAAAGACCTATCGTGGTGTCGAATTGGTGCCAGTTGAAAATATCTATTATTTTCTGGCGGATCAGAAATATGTCACTGTGCGTCATAAAAACGGTAGTGTATTGATTGATGAAACCTTAAAGGAGTTAGAGCAGGAGTTTGGGAACCAGTTTATCCGGATTCATCGTAATGCCTTGATCTCGGTGCATTATCTGGATGGTCTGGAAGTGGTGAGTTCTGGTCAGTATCAGGTACGTTGTCGTGAGCTGGACGATCGTTTGGCGGTTAGTCGGCGACATTTACCGTTTTTACGAGATCGGATTCAAAAGCTTTAGCAGGGGATGAATGAGAGCATTGAGTTGAAACTTGTATAAATTCACTTGCATTTTCAAGTGAGCAGGTTAAGTTTAGACTATTGTTCTCATTTACTGTTATTGAAATTTATGAAGACCCTAAAAATTGCAACTCGACAAAGTCCACTTGCGCTTTGGCAAGCGGAACACATCCGTGCGCGCCTACAAGATTTGCACGCTGGTTTGCAGGTCGAGTTAGTCACTTTTGTTACACAGGGCGATAAAATTCTAGATACACCACTGGCTAAAATTGGTGGAAAAGGACTGTTTGTAAAAGAATTGGAAGCCGCTTTACTGGATGGTCGTGCAGATCTGGCTGTGCATTCCATGAAAGATGTCCCGATGGCCTTGCCCGAAGGTCTGAGTCTGGCAGTGATCTGTGAACGTGAAGATCCCTTAGATGCCTTTGTGTCGAATACCTACACTAGTTTTGAAGAATTGCCACAAGGCGCCAAAGTCGGAACCTCAAGCTTGCGCCGTAAAACCCAGATTTTAAAACAGCGTCCAGATCTGGACATTATCGATTTACGCGGTAATGTCGGCACACGTTTATCTAAACTGGATGCAGGCCAGTATGATGCGATTATTCTGGCCAGTGCCGGTTTAAAACGCTTGGGTCTGGCAGAACGTATTCGTCATACTCTGACGCCTGAAGTCAGTCTGCCGGCCGTGGGTCAAGGGGCATTGGGACTGGAATGCCGTACTCATGATCAGACGGTGCTGGACGTGATTCAGCCACTCCTGCATGCGGATACAGATGCGTGTGTACGTGCCGAACGTGCCTTTAATGCCTATCTAGAAGGCGGATGTCAGGTGCCGATTGCTGGTTATGCCACGCTCAAAGAGGGTGTGATTTCAATCGAAGGTCGTGTGGGCAGTGTCGATGGAACAGTTTTGCTCCGGGCACAGCATACTGGCAAAATGGCAGCTGCGGAGCAATTGGGTGTAGAGCTGGCAAAAGACCTGCTTGATCAAGGTGCTGGCGAGTTGCTGAAAGCACTCTATTCACACTGATGTTATTGATTAATACTCGCCCCAGTGATCGTGCTGCAGGCTTGACTCAACAGTTACAGGCAGCACAGGTGTCTGTTCTGGAATTGCCCTTGCTCGAACTGCATGCCATGCCTTATTCCGATGAGC encodes the following:
- a CDS encoding sensor histidine kinase yields the protein MWSCRLNQIKSSRTKKSITNSKPIAEVTSAQSFTSINEQTQNSYFFSQIGNLRYLLELFAGGNILAMILALAEAQSWQALNGMHLLQYILYINWVLLCFAALVELFHQAFQRMGIKLALISGFLLLQAIVLLTTVNLNILIYFGQNFNFQDLNLAIALDRVGLHLSLGILLGTFCFRYLYLREQWEQQQHSELNARIQAMQARIQPHFLFNSMNSVISLISINPDKAEHMLLNLSRLFRASFQELKLVSLQEEIDLCQRYLEIEQIRLGERLQVEWKLENKDLYSQVQIPLLTLQPLLENSIFHGVEKILTKSTISILVEILQNQINIIITNPYAQDNKTLKKGHGIAIENVRQRLQAYYGPSVTFQTFAGEGMFTTVVRYQYK
- a CDS encoding LytR/AlgR family response regulator transcription factor — translated: MDILICDDEPLAVERLSRLVSQLGHDVVATASHGRQAIDLAHQYEPDVILLDIQMPEMNGLACAQHLRQLDPMPAIVFCTAYDQHALDAFKSNAEGYLLKPVMQQELAQVLEHLTKLTQAQMSQLKQKENMDEINISRQQIAAKTYRGVELVPVENIYYFLADQKYVTVRHKNGSVLIDETLKELEQEFGNQFIRIHRNALISVHYLDGLEVVSSGQYQVRCRELDDRLAVSRRHLPFLRDRIQKL
- the hemC gene encoding hydroxymethylbilane synthase, which codes for MKTLKIATRQSPLALWQAEHIRARLQDLHAGLQVELVTFVTQGDKILDTPLAKIGGKGLFVKELEAALLDGRADLAVHSMKDVPMALPEGLSLAVICEREDPLDAFVSNTYTSFEELPQGAKVGTSSLRRKTQILKQRPDLDIIDLRGNVGTRLSKLDAGQYDAIILASAGLKRLGLAERIRHTLTPEVSLPAVGQGALGLECRTHDQTVLDVIQPLLHADTDACVRAERAFNAYLEGGCQVPIAGYATLKEGVISIEGRVGSVDGTVLLRAQHTGKMAAAEQLGVELAKDLLDQGAGELLKALYSH